Part of the Arvicola amphibius chromosome 17, mArvAmp1.2, whole genome shotgun sequence genome is shown below.
ATGAATGGAGATTTGTTATGGTTTGTTCTGGAGATGCAAGGTCTAGGAGCAAAATCTGGTGGTGGCTTGTTCCTGACAGAGCCTGAGGCAGTACTCATCAAGTGGCAAGACACAGaaacatgcatgtctgtgtttccccttcccttcacctGTAAGAAGCCACCATATTCAATCGTAACTGCTTCCCAGCGACCTCACCTCTTCAGTTCATAGAACCAAGTTTCTACCCTCTGGATGCCTCAGAATCAGGGTAAAATTTTGGCATATGAAGCCTTTGGGACTACTCAGTCTATATCCATACCATAACAACCGATTAGGTTTGTAGGTGTCCAAAagtaagggaaatgtggtacacatCAGCTTCTTTCACACAGATGCCCACACCCTAGTAAAGAGGTGTAAAATATGATGAGATCATGATGTGCTGCACGTCTGGGAGAAGACTGGTGCTCAACACTTCATGATAGGTTCAAAAATTGCTTTTAatactggatggtggtggtgcacacctttagtcccagcacttgggaggtagaggcaggtgaatctgtgagttcagggccagcctggtctacaaagcaagttcgaggacagccacggctatacagagaaactgtctcagaaaacaaagtttcTTTTAGAGACAAGATGTCTATCTTCCAGTTGGGCATGTGTTATATATAAATCTGTGGTGTcgttttttaaaagaactttgttAGGCAATTCTCAGACAATATCTTGCTATAATATGTGATTTTAAGGAATGTTATATAATACTCCAATATTCTTCAATAAGCTGTTAAGTGTAGGTTTGAGAATTATCTAATTTGGTATCGAAACACatccttttcttttaatctttcttcTGTAGGAACAATTCACAGCAATGAGAGATTTGTACATGAAGAACGGACAGGGCTTCGCTTTGGTTTACTCGATCACAGCGCAGTCCACGTTTAATGACTTACAAGACCTGAGAGAGCAGATTCTTCGGGTTAAAGACACTGACGATGTAAGCAGGCTTCTGTGGTAGATGCCATCATTTCTTACACTTCTATAGCTGAGAACTTGTGAGGTTCTCTTTTTCTATCagattaaagtatttatttttaaaaaattaagtttcttTTAGAAACctatattgttttccttgtttgaaTTTTCCCCTCCCAAAAAATCCCAAAAAGCTGATTTTTAAGTGGCCGTTAGTAGTTTATGCCTTTCCGTATACTGCTCTTTGAAAACTACAAACATCAGAGAGGTGCAGACAGCATGATGCCACTAATAAGTATGTTGACTTCTACTAAGTTGATTTATTTCATCATAGATACGAAAGGGAGAGGTTCCAGCTTAGACTGTGAGAAGCTGAAGTTTCTGCTGTAGGGGCCTCcttaatttctcctttttgtgTTGTGCGATTCATTAAATGTATGTCAGAAACTGAAGTTGATTCACACCGTTAAACATTTCTAAGTGTTGAAATATGCTGGCTTTTCAGGGTAGCACCTTTGTGCTTCCCCTTTAAAGGTGTTTTGATTGCTGTGATTACGTCTATCGTGGCATAGTTTCCAGGGGCCTCTATCACTGTATCTGTTTTACCCTCACCCATGTCATTGTAGGTTCCGATGATTCTGGTGGGCAATAAATGTGACTTGGAAGACGAGAGAGTTGTAGGGAAGGAACAAGGTCAAAACCTAGCAAGACAATGGAACAACTGTGCATTCTTAGAATCTTctgcaaaatcaaaaataaatgttaatgagGTATGTGCGCATGGACTTGGGGAGCTTTTTATATTTAGTGTAAAATTTTAAGTTACTGGAAAGGGGCCTGGCTGAGTATTTGAGAGAGCTACTGTTACAGAGCAGCCTAGGTGCAGTTCCCATACCTACATGACAACATATTATCCTGTGTTGCACATAATAAACTCATGAGGATGCACGTGTAACAGAATCTTAAAGAGTGTTCAGTTAATGGGAAAGCACTGCAGGAAAACTCCAGGTTAATGTGTGTCCTACAGGACATCAGCCTTGAGAGCATGTGCATGTAAAGAAGTAGCGTTGCAGTTCTTTGTGATGTGCATACAATGCAATTACTGTTAAAGGGAAAGTTGGGTGGAAGGCTAGTATGGAACACATTAAATTCATTGAGTATTggagggaaaaggcagaaagacGTGGTTCATGAAGGGGTGAAGCTATTTAGAGCAAAGGCATACGGAAAGATTGGAGACAGTAAAGAggcttttttcctctttctcttttcttttttataggaAAGGAGAGATCTAACTGAATTGAGTAGGATTCTGCAGCTCCTTCAACTAAGTACTTACTTTAAggaaattagttttaaatttctaaaaaaaaaaaaaaaaaaaaaaaagaacttggtaCTTGTGAAACACGGGCTTTACTCACTCTGCGACGGAGCACTGGCTTCTGGGGTTTCCTGATAGACGTAGGGATTGCCAGgagattttgtttgcttttccttcattttttttatttttgggttttgagcttgtttttccttcttaaaaataacagtaataacaataacaataataataataataaataatgtatttgCAGATCTTTTATGACCTAGTGCGGCAAATTAACAGAAAAACTCCAGTGCCTGGCAAGGCCCGCAAAAAGTCGTCATGCCAGCTGCTTTAATGTCCTGGGTGTGTTGTAGCTCTGAGCCAGGTATGTTacgttccttttttttcttcttcttttttcctttttctttttttaaaatttatttatttattacatatacagtgttctgcttgcacacCAGAAAGAGCACCAGATGTCATAACacatagctgtgagccaccatgtggttgctgggaattgaactcaggaccttttgaaaagaagccagtgctcttaacctctgagctatctctccagccctgttaacGTTCTTCTTATTGCTAACTTTATTCCAAGGACTGCCATAAAAGCAAGC
Proteins encoded:
- the Rap1b gene encoding ras-related protein Rap-1b, with product MREYKLVVLGSGGVGKSALTVQFVQGIFVEKYDPTIEDSYRKQVEVDAQQCMLEILDTAGTEQFTAMRDLYMKNGQGFALVYSITAQSTFNDLQDLREQILRVKDTDDVPMILVGNKCDLEDERVVGKEQGQNLARQWNNCAFLESSAKSKINVNEIFYDLVRQINRKTPVPGKARKKSSCQLL